In Formosa haliotis, the sequence GCCATCATGAAAATGGTGTCTGATGGATTTGCTCTAAAACGTGAAGATCGTTCTAAAAAAGATGTGTGGATTTATCTAATTGATTATTCAGAACATAACAACAATACTTATAAAATAGTTAATCAGTTAGAAATAACGGGTTACGAAAAGCGTATTCCAGATGGCATTTTATACATCAACGGTTTGCCATTAGTGGTGTTTGAATTTAAAAGTGCTATTCGCAATAACACTGCTATTCATGATGCTTATGTACAACTAACAACACGTTACAAACGCGATATTCCAGAGCTGTTTAAATACAATGCCTTCTGTATAATTAGTGATGGCGTAAATAGTAAATCTGGTTCGTTTTTTGCGCCTTACGAATTCTTTTATGCCTGGCGAGCAGAATCTGATAGACACTTTTTTGTAGATAAAAAAGAAACCGATGGTATAAACAGCATGCTGTCTATGATTAAAGGCTTGTTTAATCAAACCGATTTACGACAAGTTATAAAGAATTTTATTTTCATTCCTGACAGCTCTAAAAGAGAAGAAAAAATTGTATGTCGTTATCCTCAATATTATGCAGCGAGTAAACTCGTAGAAAATATTAAGCGGCACCAAAAACCTGAAGGCGACGGAAAAGGTGGCACCTATTTTGGAGCCACAGGATGTGGTAAAAGTTATACCATGTTATTTCTAACACGGCTACTCATGAAAGGGGTACACTTTTCAAGTCCAACCATTATATTAATAACTGACAGAACCGATTTAGACGACCAATTATCGGCTCAATTTACAAATGCGAAAGGGTTTATTGGCGACCAGAATGTGATAAGTGTTGAAAGTAGAAAAGAGCTAAGAGCATTATTGCAAGGTAGAAAAAGTGGTGGTGTATTATTAACGACTATTCATAAGTTTTCTGAAGACACAGAGCTGTTAACCGAACGCACAAATGTGATTTGTATTTCGGATGAAGCGCATAGAAGTCAAATCAATTTAGATCAAAAAATAAAAGTCACCGAAACTGGGGTTGAAAAAACCTATGGTTTCGCTAAATATTTACACGATTCGTTACCAAATGCCACCTATGTAGGATTTACTGGAACGCCAATTGATGCTACTTTAGATGTGTTTGGTGATATTATAGATTCGTACACCATGACAGAATCTGTAAAAGATGAAATTACGGTGCGTATCGTTTATGAAGGACGTGCTGCAAAAGTGGTTTTAAAAAACAGTAAACTATATGAAATTGAGGAATATTACCGTCAGGTTGCAGATGAAGGCGCCAATGAATATCAAATAGAAGAAAGCAAAAAAGCATCTGCCAATATGAATGTTATTATTGGTGATCCAGAACGCATAAAGGCAGTTGCAGAAGATTTTGTAAAACATTACGAAAAACGTATTGAAGAAGGCGCCACCGTAAAAGGTAAGGCTTTATTTGTATGCAGTAGCAGACCCATTGCCTTTGAAGTGTATAAAGAAATAATTGCTTTACGTCCAGAATGGGCGGTTGTAAAGACCTGTGAAGAAGGTGCAGAGCTTACTGAAAAGGAACAGAAGGAAATTAAACCTATGGCGCGTGTTCAAATGATTATGACCCGTGGCAAGGACGATCCTGAAGCCATGTATAATGCCTTAGGTACCAAGGACGATCGAAAGGAATTAGACCGACAATTTAAAAATGAGAAATCTAATTTTAAAATAGCCATAGTTGTAGATATGTGGCTAACAGGTTTCGATGTGCCTTTCTTAGATACCATATACATAGACAAACCAATACAACAGCATAATTTAATACAAACGATTTCTAGAGTTAACAGGAAGTACTCGGGGAAGTCAAAAGGTTTGGTTGTCGATTATATCGGAATTAAAAGCGCGATGAATAAAGCGTTAAAACAGTATTCACAAGTCGACAGTACTAATTTTGAAGACATCGCTAAGTCGGTTACCATCGCTAAAGATCAATTAGATCTATTAGCCAGACTATTCCACACGTTTGATAGCGCTCCGTATTTTACTGGGGAATCCTTAAAACAATTAGATTGCCTGAATAGAGCTGCCGAATTTGTACAGCTAACTGAACAACAAGAGAAACGCTTTATGGGATTAGTAAAACGTTTAAAATCGGCTTACGATATTTGCTGTGGGAGTGAAGAATTTGAAGAGTCTGAACGTGACCAGATTCATTTTTATTTAGCCATTCGTTCTATCGTTTTTAAACTGACTAAAGGTGATACTCCAGACACCGCTCAAATGAATGCTAGAGTGCGTGAAATGGTGCGAGAAGCTATAAAGAGTGATGGTGTAGAAGAACTATTTAAACTAGGTGATGGAAAAGATGCTCAGGTAGACATTTTTGATGCCGATTATTTAAACAAAATTAATAAGATTAAACTACCGAATACTAAAATAAAATTACTCCAACAGCTATTATCTAAGGCGATTGGTGAATTTAAAAAAGTGAATAAAACGAAGGCCATTGATTTTCTAAAAAAATGAAAACCTTAGTTGATAGTTATAATGAACGTAAAGCGGATGTATTACAGAGTGAAGTTTTAGAAGATTTTACAGATGAAATCATCAATTTATATCACGAGTTGGTAAAAGAAAAAGAATCCTTTTCAGATTTAGGAATCGATTTTGAAGAGAAAGCCTTTTATGATATTTTAAAATCGCTTTGTATAAAATATGATTTCGATTACCCTGAAGATAAATTAATCAGCTTATCAAAAAAAGTAAAAGTGGTCGTTGACGACAAAGCAAAATACACCGACTGGAACCAACGTGCAGATATTAAAGCTGAATTAAAAGTAGACTTAATAATTCTACTTGCAGAAAATGGCTACCCTCCTATTGATAAAGACGAAGTGTATAAAGAAATTTTTGAGCAGGCAGAGAATTTTAAGAAGTATAGTGGGTAATACGTTGCATTTATCAAAGTCATAGTTTACAATTTAGTCTACAGAAGTTATTGCTATAAGGTTAAATATAAAAAACACCTACAGTAAACCATCTACCCCTGATGATAGAAAACCAACCTATCCCGTAATGGTCTAAATAATAAATTTAAGAAAGAAGAATACTTATTTGTGACTAAAAGAATGTGCCACTATAAATTTGAAATTAATTTAACAAGCATAAAAAATTATACAGGAAATTTAATGATTTTCATTAAAAATCAAGAAACAATAAATTATGTTATATTAAACAGTTTCTAAGGAATAAAACAGCCAAATTTAAAGATAATCTACACTACAAAAACAGCACAAGTATCTGTTTTTAAGTTTAATAGAAAAACATCATAACCTACACACTATTATTTTAACAAGAATGAACCATAAAAATAAAACTGCCACCCTTTCTGCCACCCTAAAAAAGAAAAACCCCCCAAACACTGGGTGTTTGAGAGGTTTTCGGTGGTCCCACCTGGGCTCGAACCAGGGACCACCTGATTATGAGTTAGAAAGATTTGTGTATCAATTGGTTTCATTAATTATCATCAACACTGATAATCAACACTTTATAGTATTTTAGTTTGTATCTAATTTCATATTTAGTATCTTTAATAGGCAATTTGTTGTACCTATGTTGTACCCATTATAAACTATTATGGCTTCTATTAAAACTGTTTTAAGAAAAAAACCTCTCACCGATGGAACATTTCCGATATGCCTTCGTGTCACAAAAAATAGAAGAACTAAATACTTTAAGACAATCTTTACAACTCTCCCGAGCGAATGGAATGAAGCAACAGGAACATTTAACAAACGAAACTCCAGCTATATTCAAAACAATAGATTACTCCTTAAATTTAAGGATCGTGCTTTGAAAGTTTATGGTCAATTAGAAATTGAACAAGAAAACTTTACTCTAGAAGATTTTGAAAAATATTATAGGATAATAGAAAATCCAATCCAGAGAAATGTATTCACATTTTGGAATGAGATAATAGATGAAATGTTAACCGCAGGTCGAACAGGAAACGCAAGAGTAAATAAAGAAACAAGCCAATCAATTAAATTATTTCACAAAAGGAAATCACTAACCTTTAGGGAAGTCTCCACTGTTTTTCTTAATAAATATGAAGTATTTCTTAGGTCCAGGGGAGGAACTGATGGTGGTATTGCTGTTCGCATGAGAGCAATTAGGGCCGTATATAACATGGCAATTGCTAGAAACCTTATAAAAGAAGATTACTATCCCTTTAAATCATATAAAATCTCTAAACTTAAAGGAAAAGGTATAAAAAAAACATTAGATTTA encodes:
- a CDS encoding site-specific integrase yields the protein MASIKTVLRKKPLTDGTFPICLRVTKNRRTKYFKTIFTTLPSEWNEATGTFNKRNSSYIQNNRLLLKFKDRALKVYGQLEIEQENFTLEDFEKYYRIIENPIQRNVFTFWNEIIDEMLTAGRTGNARVNKETSQSIKLFHKRKSLTFREVSTVFLNKYEVFLRSRGGTDGGIAVRMRAIRAVYNMAIARNLIKEDYYPFKSYKISKLKGKGIKKTLDLTEVLKIVNLDLKDRQNLQYSRNYFVFSFYTRGMNFADMMKLKHSDVTGDRIIYTRSKTKGNFIVKVLPPVQEILDYFAPYNTHTKYVFPILYRENYTPTQLENRKSKTLKKYNKDLKEIAKLCNISKPLSSYVARHSFANCLKQKGIATDIISESLGHQNLAVTQAYLKTLDNTVLDDACEVLLDTIPKSV